ACCTTCAGCAGGCCCATTAGAAGGTCCGTCTCCACGCTGCGTTCGTGTATCTCGTCCAGAATGAGCACACTGAGGCTGTGCATCAGGGGATCCGACTGGAGCTGCTGCAACAGCACTCCCGTTGTGCAATACGTAATGGAGGCCCGATCCCTTGGCCGGCGGCTCTCCAGGCGTATCTGATAGCCCACCGAGAGGCCCAGGTTCTCGCCACGCTCGTAGCTCACTCGCTCGGCAATCGTGATGGCCGAAATACGACGCGGTTGTGTGCAAATAATGCGGCAGTCTGAGGCACAGCTCTTGACAATGCTGTGATCGAGCAGCAGTTGAGGGACCTGTGTGGTCTTGCCACAGCCGGTGCTGCCGACAATGAGAATGACTTGATTCTCCTGGACGGTGCGTATAATCTCCTTGGCATGCTTCATGGCCGGCAGCTGCTCACGTGCGTGCAGGCGCTCGCGCATATTTGGTGACTGGAGGCGCTCTCGATGCTCCTCCATTaatttcgtgtccaaattctGGTTGATGTAGTTCAAAGTGTTGTTCTCCTGCTTTTTCTCGGCAATGAACTGGTGAAAATTGACGCTCAGCAAGTGACGGAACTGCAGCTCGAATTGCGCATCCACATCCGAGTGCGAGTCGGATTTCCTGGGCGTCTTGTTGAAATTCTGCATGAATTCCTTGACGCGCTCCAGCGCGCCTCGTGGCACAGTGACACTGCATCCCAGCCGGATTTTTGGCTGCTCAATCATGTCCGGCCCGCCATCCTTTTTCATTTTCTCGCGCTCCTTCGCGCGCTGGCGACCGAGGTCGCGGTAATACATGCCAATTGCCTTGCCCTTCAGCCCGGGCGGACGATTGCCCTTGCGGGCATGGGAGTCGGAATCGCGATCACGATCCATTCAATCagtttaaatttaattttaatttaacaAATTAAACAACAAATCCTAACATCCAACAACCTGAAACTCAAATAGAAGAAGGCTGCCAGCCCGTTGAAAAAGTGGGACGGCCAGATGAGCAGATGTGGCAACACTAATTTATCAGCGATGCTCGAAAGAGCGACAAAAAATGTTAACATATTCTTTAAGAGGGTTCGCTTAATTTTACTAGGCAGCAAGACATGTATATTTGAATTAGCCAGATCTCCGGCGAATACATTTTTCTAGCAATCGATATTAGAAATAGCCAAAACTAGCTAATAGGTAGCCTGATTATAATGATTCAGTggtatatatactatatactatatatatattatatacttTTCGGCCCAGTTTGACGTCGAATTTGAATTTTCGCTCCCTCAAATCGTACTTCCGTGTGTCTAAGGCGCCATTATATGCAGAAACTAGTCAGTCTCTGTTTTTAAactatttcaacgatattttgcatCTTTTGTCTTCTTACAGAGCTTAAGAAGAGGGATCGAGATTTTTATACAAGACACTAATCATATGCATGTATATGTCTAAGATATATCAAtctgagaaaaggtctttattaattacgttttaaaacaGTATCTTAATATaatattaacgaaatagggtatacaaatgctCATACTGTGGTTGACAACAAATGAGTCTGCAagcaccagcaacattgacgtTACAACACTGCGAGTGttgaacatttttgttgaATCCGTGTTTttgttaaaacaaaaaacatgcaagtacttaaaagtaaTTAATCCTGatcaaaattgattcatcaatcatATAAAAGTATCTGGGCAAAACTGTGAGATAtatatagctgggaatattcgacggaagattAAAAACAGGAATTTGTCGTAATAACTGGTTGACAACAATAATTCACGGCAACACTAATTCTCATACCCTACGGAAAagatattatagaattgagaaaatgtttgtcatcccaggctccGAAGGTATCAGGATCTcgataaatatatacaagatactaataatatacatgaatatgtctacAACATaccaatttgagaaaaggtctttataaATTGCGTTTCATCTTCATAAAAAATGAACGAAATAGGGTGTACAAAGGCATACAAAGGGTGAacatgtcttcaaataccaggAACATTGCGACTgtctttttgttgaactattttgtttaaaccttgttttagccaaaatacaataaaagcaaggactaaaaattAACttatcttgtagaaaatgtattcatcCACGGCTttaaattatgtgggcagaactaagggttttagttagccagaattattcaacggaatctctaaattgagcaatatgaacgaATCCTCTCCTTAACGGAGAATGATTAACCCCTTGTAAGCTAAGGGGCtattttaatattccaccgaaaataatgaaaatttaatcaATTTATCGTGTTTTTCTTACGTAGTAGTAGTAGAAGTAGCTGAACTATTTAAATGGAGGGGGCTGAAGAtggctaagttcgttttttcatcaTAACGAGATGCTATATTGTTGTTGAGGAGCAAAAACAGCAATCGCCGTAGCAGGAAAACaagtcaagtatttaaaacaaGACAGTctagtagaaaattgatttattaatcggataaaattatgttgGCAGTGCTGAGagttctatctagctagtaatatcaaatcgaatatcaaaatcgaggaatattgGTGCAACTTGTGTTGCACTCCCCCACTGTTATTTGGTGGAGAAAAGAAATCAAATCCCACGAGCTACACCACACTAACGATGACATTGATTGCCGGCCAGGTCCGCCCAAGTATTTACGCAGTGCCCAGGAGTCCTACGAGGACAGCGATGTGCCCGAAACGACGCGCAAGCTCATGGAGCAGCCGTTCGCTCGGGGTGGAAATCGCAACAAGAACGTGAATCGTTACAATTTACAATTCTACCAGGAGGGCAAGAAGGAACTGGagcagctgaagctggaggGCTTCAAGCCCCTGCAGTCACTCAGTCCCACGGAGCGCGAAATCGATGAGCGCTACTTTGCCGGCTGTGATTTTCCCCTGCGTCCGGCCTGGAGTTTGTCGAGCACCAAAGAACAGCTGGACCGCTGTGAGAATCGTTACTTTAAGGTAGGTCATGTATACTGGGATATTTGCGGCATTTCATTAAGGATTAATCCTAGGATTATGTGGACGGGCTGCAAAAGAAGCAACGCAGTGGTGACACCAAGGAACTCTCGCTGTTCGAACTGAATCTGGAAACGTGGCGTCAGCTCTGGCGTGTTCTTGAATTCTCGGACATACTGCTCATCATTGTGGATGTGCGGTATGCCACCCTGATGTTCCCACCCTCCCTGTACGACTACATCATCAACACACTGAAAAAGCATGCTATTGTGGTCTTCAACAAGGTTGATCTCGTCGAACCGCAGGTGGTTGTGGCCTGGCGTGCGTACTTTCAGGAGCGCTATCCCCAGCTGCCGATCGTTATGTTTGCCTCGTTCTTGCCACGTTCTCGCAAGGGCTGCCAGCGTGGTCCACAGGCCCACAAGCGCAGCATGGAGGGTGTCTACAACATCTATCGCGAGTGCCAGCGCTATGTCCAGTCGGAGGTGGATCTGTCCGCCTGGGAGCAGAAGATACGCGAGGATATGCGGAGCGATCAGCTGGACATTCTGGAAGATGTGGCAGCCGCCGTGGAAGGTGAGCTGAagatcagcagcagcatcgaTACCACGCCCCATGAGCATGTCAAATATCACAGTGGCGTCCTTACCATCGGCTGCATTGGTTTTCCGAATGTCGGCAAGTCCTCGCTAATCAATGCCCTCAAGGGGCGCAAGGTGGTAAGCGTTAGTCGCACTCCCGGACATACCAAACACTTTCAGACCATATTCCTGACACCACTCGTACGGCTCTGCGACTGTCCCGGCCTAGTCTTTCCCTCGACTACGCCAAAGTGCCTGCAAGTGCTGCTTGGCAGCTTTCCCATCTCCCAGCTGTCTGTGCCCTATCGCTCCCTGAAGTTTCTCGGCGAGCATGTGAATCTGCCGCAACTGTTGCGTCTCCAATTGCCCGAAGACTATGACGAGTGGTCGGCTGTGGCCATTTCCGATGCCTGGGCCTACAAACGAGGATTCCTCACGGCTAAGGCGGCCAGGCCGGATCGCTATCGGGCCGCAAATCACATTCTGCGCATGTGCCTGGccggacagcagcagctggtGCTGCAGTTCTATCCGCCAGGGTATGAGGCGCGCCGCGAGCACTGGCTGCAGCATCCCGATGTGCCGGAGGTCAAGAAGTACCAGCAAGTGGAGCTGCAAGATGAGCCAGAGAGCGA
The sequence above is a segment of the Drosophila miranda strain MSH22 chromosome 4, D.miranda_PacBio2.1, whole genome shotgun sequence genome. Coding sequences within it:
- the LOC117188726 gene encoding guanine nucleotide-binding protein-like 1, yielding QIEYQNRGILVQLVLHSPTVIWWRKEIKSHELHHTNDDIDCRPGPPKYLRSAQESYEDSDVPETTRKLMEQPFARGGNRNKNVNRYNLQFYQEGKKELEQLKLEGFKPLQSLSPTEREIDERYFAGCDFPLRPAWSLSSTKEQLDRCENRYFKDYVDGLQKKQRSGDTKELSLFELNLETWRQLWRVLEFSDILLIIVDVRYATLMFPPSLYDYIINTLKKHAIVVFNKVDLVEPQVVVAWRAYFQERYPQLPIVMFASFLPRSRKGCQRGPQAHKRSMEGVYNIYRECQRYVQSEVDLSAWEQKIREDMRSDQLDILEDVAAAVEGELKISSSIDTTPHEHVKYHSGVLTIGCIGFPNVGKSSLINALKGRKVVSVSRTPGHTKHFQTIFLTPLVRLCDCPGLVFPSTTPKCLQVLLGSFPISQLSVPYRSLKFLGEHVNLPQLLRLQLPEDYDEWSAVAISDAWAYKRGFLTAKAARPDRYRAANHILRMCLAGQQQLVLQFYPPGYEARREHWLQHPDVPEVKKYQQVELQDEPESETNGDTSSVCSDTADSEDEDKDSSNDETNADEDSCAIEEDEAPRSRNVFALLEDE